One part of the Hydra vulgaris chromosome 01, alternate assembly HydraT2T_AEP genome encodes these proteins:
- the LOC136074126 gene encoding ATP-dependent DNA helicase PIF1-like produces MIPKHALNAIDRLLKDVCNNNSPFGGKVILFGGDFRQILPVVKRGQPAEIVESCIKCSLQWRWVQKFTLTENMRVHNGEREFSQWLLKLGSETMPVKEEDPFKGCIEIPNQCIIRENESIVEKIFRDADQNDYSKRVILTPTNVDSLSINEEVLECLPGKVKIYLSADQIDTDELNERNNFPVEFLNSLTPSGMPPHCLKLKIGCVIMLLRYLDLKAGLCNDTRMKVSALQNNYIDAGVLTGVYGGKQVFIPRIQLAPSDSNLPFVLKRRQFPVRLAYSMTINKSQGQTFDRVGVYLKKPCFSHGQLYVACSRTRAFNSLFFKIDKHLIQGMVGGKCYTNNVIFSNVLNL; encoded by the coding sequence ATGATACCTAAACATGCCTTAAATGCAATTGATAGGTTGTTAAAAGATGTTTGCAACAACAACTCTCCGTTTGGAGGAAAAGTCATTCTTTTTGGTGGTGACTTCAGGCAAATACTGCCTGTTGTAAAAAGAGGACAACCAGCTGAAATTGTAGAATCGTGTATAAAATGTTCCTTACAGTGGCGATGGGTGCAGAAATTTAcattaactgaaaatatgaGAGTACATAATGGGGAAAGAGAATTTTCCCAATGGCTATTAAAACTTGGTAGTGAAACAATGCCTGTCAAAGAGGAGGATCCTTTTAAAGGATGTATTGAAATACCAAATCAGTGCATTATTAGAGAAAATGAATCGATTGTCGAAAAGATTTTTCGAGATGCTGATCAAAATGATTATTCTAAGCGCGTGATTTTAACACCAACTAATGTTGATTCATTATCAATCAATGAAGAAGTGCTTGAATGTCTACCGGGTAaggtcaaaatttatttaagtgcTGATCAAATTGATACTGATGAGCTTAATGAAAGAAATAACTTTCCTGTTGAGTTTTTGAACAGCTTAACTCCTTCAGGTATGCCAcctcattgtttaaaattaaaaattggttgTGTAATTATGCTACTTAGATATTTAGATCTCAAAGCTGGGCTATGCAATGATACTCGAATGAAAGTTAGTGctcttcaaaataattatattgatgCAGGGGTTTTGACAGGTGTTTATGGTGGTAAACAGGTTTTTATTCCTCGAATTCAGTTGGCTCCATCAGATTCTAATTTACCTTTTGTTCTGAAACGTCGTCAGTTTCCTGTCAGATTGGCTTATTCAATGACAATtaataaaagtcaaggtcaaacatttgataGAGTTGGGGTATATCTCaaaaaaccgtgtttctctcatggtcaactatatgttgcatgttcaagaactagagcatttaatagtttgtttttcaaaattgataaacatctcATTCAAGGTATGGTAGGTGGAAAGTGTTacacaaataatgttatattttctaatgttcttaatttatag
- the LOC136074124 gene encoding uncharacterized protein LOC136074124 has product MSLLEGHDRRRYNLPSHNEVAVVFVGEDAVPPASREVVVYPRGHPLNIISSMSVNLNSMLDNFFLHSFMAKNCFSNMLLKRLSFIRNNQNKLRSEQYDVLHEHVNKLRNYHNVRSGRVVVLPSTYVGSPRALKENFEDAMVIIKICGKAVLFKTFTCNPKWSNITENFYPGQTANDIPDLVIEVFKLKLNNLVNEIFKHGVLGKVVTHVSVFEFQKRSLPHVHILLYFANDDKLETANGINSLIFAEIPDPIVNLDLYDVVKTCMIHGPCGRLNSNFPCMKDGVCSKKYPKELNANTLAFHNGYPRY; this is encoded by the exons atgtctttacttgaagGGCATGATAGACGTCGTTATAATCTCCCTTCACATAatgaagttgcagttgtatttgTTGGTGAAGATGCTGTACCGCCTGCTTCCAGGGAAGTTGTTGTTTACCCAAGAGGCCATCCTCTTAACATTATTTCAAGTATGTCTGTCAACTTAAATTCTATG ttagacaatttttttcttcactcTTTTATGGCAAAAAACTGTTTCAGCAATATGCTGTTGAAGCGCCTTAGTTTCAtcagaaataaccaaaacaaactaAGAAGTGAGCAGTATGATGTCTTACACGAACATGTAAACAAGCTTAGAAATTATCATAATGTTAGATCAGGGCGTGTTGTAGTTTTGCCATCAACTTATGTAGGAAGTCCTAGAGCTTTAAAggaaaactttgaagatgctatggttataattaaaatatgtgGTAAAGcagttctttttaaaactttcactTGCAACCCGAAATGGAGCAATATAACTGAAAATTTTTATCCAGGTCAGACAGCAAATGATATACCCGACTTGGTTATTGaagtatttaaactaaaattaaataaccttgtcaatgaaatttttaagcACGGTGTATTGGGGAAAGTTGTAACACATGTGTCGGTTTTTGAGTTTCAAAAGCGTAGTTTGCCACATGTTcatattttactttactttgcAAATGATGATAAGCTTGAAACAGCTAATGGTATCAATAGTTTAATATTTGCAGAAATTCCAGATCCGATTGTTAATCTAGACCTTTATGACGTTGTTAAAACTTGCATGATTCACGGTCCATGTGGCAGACTGAATTCAAATTTTCCCTGCATGAAAGATGGTGTGTGCAGCAAAAAATATCCTAAGGAACTTAATGCTAATACATTAGCATTTCATAATGGTTATCCACGCTATTGA
- the LOC136074125 gene encoding ATP-dependent DNA helicase PIF1-like: MFNNLLTKPTVRLLLNVNQLNVCNAILTNRSTLHGLFKLRVPILDNSTCNVTPNSIHGHFLRQVSLFWLDETSIIPKHALNAIERLLKDICNNNFPFGGKIIRFGGDFRQILPVSKRGQPAEIVESCIKCSLHWRWVQKFALTEKMRAQNGEGEFSQSLLQLGNGTTPVKEEDPFKGCIEIPEQCIIRENEMIVEKIFGDADQSNYSISVILTSTNVDSLSINEEVFECLLGEVKINLSADQIDTDDLNERNNFPVEFLNSLTPTGMPTLCLKLKIGCVIMLLRNLYLKARLCYGIRLKVCALQNNYIDAEVLTGVSGGKRVFVPRIQLAPTDSNLPLVLKRRQFPVKLTYSIIINKSQGQTFDRVGVYLKKACFSHGQLYVACSRTRAFNSLFFKNDKHLI; this comes from the coding sequence atgttCAACAATCTATTGACGAAACCAACCGTAAGACTGTTGCTTAATGTCAATCAATTAAATGTATGTAATGCTATCCTTACAAATAGATCTACATTGCATGGCTTATTCAAACTTCGTGTTCCAATATTGGATAATAGCACATGTAATGTAACTCCTAACTCTATACATGGGCATTTTTTAAGACAAGTTAGTTTGTTTTGGCTTGATGAAACATCCATAATACCTAAACATGCCTTAAATGCAATTGAAAGGTTGTTAAAAGATATTTGCAACAACAACTTTCCGTTTGGAGGAAAAATCATTCGTTTTGGTGGTGACTTCAGGCAAATTCTGCCTGTTTCGAAAAGAGGACAACCAGCTGAAATAGTAGAATCGTGTATAAAATGTTCTTTGCATTGGCGATGGGTGCAGAAGTTTGCATTAACTGAAAAAATGAGAGCGCAAAATGGGGAAGGCGAATTTTCCCAATCGCTCCTACAACTTGGGAATGGAACTACACCTGTCAAAGAGGAGGATCCTTTTAAAGGATGCATTGAAATACCAGAACAGTGCATTATTAGAGAAAATGAAatgattgttgaaaaaatttttggagATGCTGATCAAAGTAACTATTCTATAAGCGTGATTTTAACATCAACTAATGTTGATTCATTATCAATCAATGAAGAAGTGTTTGAATGTCTGCTGGGTGaggttaaaattaatttaagtgcTGATCAAATTGATACTGATGACCTTAATGAAAGAAACAACTTTCCTGTTGAGTTTTTGAATAGCTTAACTCCTACAGGTATGCCAactctttgtttaaaattgaaaattggttGTGTAATTATGCTACTAAGAAATTTATATCTCAAAGCTAGGTTATGCTATGGTATTCGATTGAAAGTTTGTGctcttcaaaataattatattgatgCAGAGGTTTTGACAGGTGTTTCTGGTGGTAAACGGGTTTTTGTTCCTCGAATTCAGTTGGCTCCAACAGATTCTAATTTACCTTTGGTTCTGAAACGTCGTCAGTTTCCTGTCAAATTGACttattcaataataattaataaaagccaaggtcaaacatttgataGAGTTGGGGTATATCTCAAAAAAGcgtgtttctctcatggtcaactatatgttgcatgttcaagaactagagcatttaatagtttgtttttcaaaaatgataaacatCTTATTTAA